One Paenibacillus riograndensis SBR5 DNA segment encodes these proteins:
- a CDS encoding MerR family transcriptional regulator yields the protein MEVYTGKQLADILQQEDADMNLRTVRYYTQIGMLPPLELVGNKRVYTGRHLEYLRAILTLSKSGESLADIQVKLAALSPEEIAGLGARLKFYQPQHILQHETLVINDDVMLTVSPQITPEQRSEMIEAVTRLLRGENKL from the coding sequence ATGGAAGTGTATACTGGCAAGCAGCTGGCAGATATCCTTCAGCAGGAGGATGCGGACATGAATTTGAGGACAGTCCGGTATTATACGCAGATAGGCATGCTGCCGCCCCTGGAGCTGGTGGGGAATAAAAGGGTATATACCGGCAGGCATTTGGAATATTTGCGGGCTATCCTGACTTTATCCAAAAGCGGTGAGAGCCTGGCGGATATTCAAGTGAAGCTGGCAGCGCTCTCCCCTGAGGAAATTGCCGGCCTTGGCGCCCGGCTAAAATTCTACCAGCCGCAGCATATTCTGCAGCACGAGACGCTGGTGATTAACGACGATGTGATGCTTACAGTAAGTCCGCAGATCACGCCGGAACAGAGGTCAGAGATGATTGAGGCGGTCACCCGGCTGCTGAGAGGAGAGAACAAGCTATGA
- a CDS encoding ABC transporter ATP-binding protein, producing MKQWKSYYSFVRPYMKWIVLTLFIGMIKFSIPLTLPLILKYVVDVLLNNPVLSVTERVSKLMMVLGGSLVLFVIIRGPVEYYRQYFAQLITSRVLFDMRNRLYGHLQRLSLRYYQNTKVGEAISRFINDVEQSKNLVEVGMMNVWLDMFTLVFALAFMFYLNPVLALVSIAILPLYGIAVNTLYKRLKLLTKDRSQALAAIQGYLHERIQGIAIIRSFTMERVDKKQFKDINGKFLEKAMAQTRWNAFTFAIINTLTDIAPLLVIGYGGYQVIHGNLSLGTFVAFFGYLDRMYAPLRRLINSSTVLTQASASLERVMELLNEPYDIIDEPGAKPLAAPAGAIEFQKVWFKYNDENDWVLKNIELSISPGQTVAFVGMSGGGKSSLISLIPRFYDITEGSLRMDGHDVRTLTQESLRRAVGMVLQDNFLFSGSVRDNILFGNPEAGEPEIIAAAQAANAHDFIMQLPDGYDTEVGERGVKLSGGQKQRVAIARVFLKDPKVLILDEATSALDLESEHLIQQALQSLASERTTLIVAHRLSTITHADQIVVLEHGEITERGTHEELMALDGSYARLFNVQRLDA from the coding sequence GTGAAGCAATGGAAATCCTATTATAGTTTTGTACGGCCTTATATGAAATGGATTGTGCTCACCCTGTTCATAGGCATGATCAAATTCAGCATACCGCTGACTCTGCCGCTCATTTTGAAATATGTAGTCGATGTTCTGCTCAACAATCCGGTCCTCTCCGTCACGGAGAGGGTGTCGAAGCTGATGATGGTACTCGGCGGCTCCCTTGTGCTGTTCGTAATCATCAGGGGACCTGTGGAGTATTACCGCCAGTATTTTGCGCAATTGATTACCAGCAGAGTGCTGTTTGACATGCGCAACAGGCTGTATGGGCATCTGCAGCGGCTCTCACTCCGCTATTATCAGAATACCAAAGTCGGTGAAGCGATCTCCCGGTTTATCAATGATGTCGAGCAGAGCAAAAACCTCGTCGAAGTCGGGATGATGAACGTCTGGCTGGATATGTTCACACTGGTGTTCGCCCTGGCTTTTATGTTCTATCTGAATCCCGTGCTGGCTCTGGTGTCCATTGCTATTCTGCCGCTGTACGGCATTGCGGTGAATACGCTTTACAAGCGGCTTAAGCTGCTGACCAAAGACCGTTCTCAGGCCCTGGCGGCGATTCAAGGTTATTTGCATGAGCGGATACAGGGAATTGCGATCATCCGCAGCTTCACGATGGAGCGGGTGGACAAGAAGCAGTTCAAAGACATCAACGGCAAATTCCTGGAAAAAGCGATGGCCCAGACGCGCTGGAACGCTTTTACGTTCGCCATTATCAATACGCTGACGGACATTGCGCCGCTCTTGGTCATCGGATACGGAGGATATCAGGTCATTCACGGAAATCTGTCGCTGGGGACCTTCGTGGCCTTTTTCGGCTACCTGGACCGGATGTATGCGCCGCTCCGGCGGCTGATTAATTCCTCGACGGTGCTGACCCAGGCTTCCGCCTCGCTGGAAAGGGTGATGGAACTCCTGAACGAGCCGTATGATATCATCGATGAGCCGGGTGCAAAGCCGCTGGCGGCACCGGCTGGAGCCATAGAGTTTCAGAAGGTGTGGTTCAAATACAACGATGAAAATGACTGGGTGCTCAAAAATATCGAGCTAAGTATCAGTCCGGGACAGACAGTGGCTTTTGTCGGGATGAGCGGGGGAGGGAAGTCTTCACTGATCAGCCTCATCCCGCGTTTCTATGATATTACCGAAGGCAGCCTGCGCATGGACGGTCACGATGTCAGAACGCTGACGCAGGAGAGCCTGCGGCGGGCGGTGGGGATGGTGCTGCAGGACAATTTCCTGTTCAGCGGCTCGGTGCGGGACAATATTCTGTTCGGCAATCCTGAAGCGGGGGAACCGGAGATTATCGCAGCAGCCCAGGCGGCGAATGCCCATGATTTCATCATGCAGCTGCCGGACGGGTATGACACCGAGGTTGGCGAACGGGGTGTGAAGCTGTCGGGAGGACAGAAGCAGCGTGTCGCCATCGCCCGGGTCTTCCTGAAAGACCCCAAGGTGCTGATTCTCGACGAAGCTACCTCGGCGCTCGATCTGGAGTCGGAGCACTTGATTCAGCAGGCCTTGCAATCGCTGGCTTCGGAGCGGACCACATTAATCGTGGCCCACAGGCTGTCCACCATTACCCATGCTGACCAGATCGTCGTGCTGGAGCACGGAGAGATAACCGAGCGTGGCACCCATGAAGAGCTTATGGCTCTGGATGGCAGTTATGCCCGGCTGTTTAATGTGCAGCGGCTGGATGCCTGA
- a CDS encoding HesB/YadR/YfhF family protein: MEMLISNEAAAWFKRELALPEGAYIRLFPRYSSGGGLHPGFSLGIANEPPGRQAVQTEQAGIVFYMEEQDLWYMEGYNLSIVYSEAEDDIEYVYVPEAAAGVLKE, encoded by the coding sequence ATGGAGATGTTAATCAGCAATGAGGCCGCCGCCTGGTTCAAGCGGGAACTTGCGCTGCCGGAAGGGGCATATATCCGTTTATTTCCCCGCTACAGCTCGGGAGGCGGACTGCATCCGGGCTTCTCGCTGGGGATTGCGAATGAACCTCCTGGCCGTCAAGCTGTACAGACGGAGCAGGCGGGAATTGTCTTTTATATGGAGGAGCAGGATCTTTGGTATATGGAGGGTTATAATCTGTCGATTGTGTATTCGGAGGCCGAAGATGATATTGAGTATGTCTATGTGCCGGAAGCGGCAGCCGGGGTGCTAAAGGAATAA
- a CDS encoding ABC transporter ATP-binding protein, producing the protein MFSVLRNLGWFFRREKKRYAIGLILLIVAGVLELLPPRLLGNAIDDIVNGSITAGSLMKYIGLIVLMLLIIYWITYIWMHKLFGGSNLVERLLRSRFMNHLMTMTPSFFERNRTGDLMARATNDIRAVSATVGFGMLTLVDSTIFLTVVLLAMGFLVSWKLTLAAVLPLPLIAIAMIFYGKAIHDRYSLAQDAFGDMNDQVLESVSGIRVIRAYVQERLDEKRFGEITEDVYRKNMAVAKVDSFFEPTIRLCVGLSYVIALTFGIYLVFRNQITLGDLVSFNMYLGMIVWPMFAIGELINIMQRGGASLERIDETLNSKPDVQDAALPVPVAQPTSIELKDVTFRYPTSTIDNLTGVSFTLTQGQTLGVVGRTGSGKSTLLKQLLHEYPTGRGEILISDVPIDKIALDQLHSWMGYVPQEQILFSKSVRENIQFGHHGASDERIMSAITAAAFQNDLGTLSDGLDTLVGERGVSLSGGQKQRVSISRAFIANPDILILDDALSAVDARTEARIIENIRDERAGKTTLISTHRLSAIEHADLIVVLDNGKIIERGTHQELLDMNGWYREQFDRQQVENNLTND; encoded by the coding sequence TTGTTCTCCGTTCTCCGCAATCTCGGCTGGTTTTTCCGCCGCGAAAAGAAACGCTATGCTATTGGACTTATTTTACTGATTGTCGCAGGGGTACTGGAGCTTCTGCCTCCCCGTCTGCTGGGCAATGCCATTGATGACATTGTCAACGGTTCAATAACCGCAGGCTCGCTTATGAAGTATATCGGCTTGATTGTACTCATGCTGCTGATAATCTATTGGATCACCTACATATGGATGCACAAGCTGTTCGGAGGGTCCAACCTGGTAGAGCGTCTGCTGCGCTCCCGGTTCATGAATCATCTGATGACCATGACCCCTTCGTTCTTTGAACGCAACCGGACCGGTGACTTGATGGCCCGCGCCACGAACGATATCCGGGCTGTCTCCGCAACTGTGGGCTTCGGGATGCTTACACTTGTCGATTCGACGATTTTTCTTACCGTAGTGCTGCTGGCCATGGGTTTCCTGGTCAGCTGGAAGCTGACGCTTGCCGCTGTGCTGCCGCTGCCTCTCATCGCAATCGCCATGATCTTCTACGGCAAAGCCATTCATGACCGCTACAGTCTGGCGCAGGATGCCTTCGGTGATATGAACGATCAGGTGCTGGAATCGGTATCCGGGATTCGGGTCATCCGTGCCTATGTGCAGGAACGCCTTGATGAGAAGCGTTTTGGGGAGATTACGGAGGATGTGTACCGCAAGAACATGGCTGTAGCCAAGGTCGATTCGTTCTTCGAGCCAACCATCCGGCTCTGTGTGGGACTCAGCTATGTCATTGCTCTGACTTTCGGTATTTATCTGGTCTTCCGCAATCAGATTACACTGGGCGACCTGGTCTCCTTCAATATGTATCTCGGGATGATCGTCTGGCCGATGTTCGCCATCGGCGAGCTGATCAATATTATGCAGCGCGGCGGCGCTTCTCTGGAGCGGATCGACGAAACGCTGAATTCGAAACCGGATGTGCAGGATGCCGCCCTGCCGGTACCAGTGGCGCAACCGACCTCCATCGAGCTGAAGGACGTCACGTTCCGTTATCCGACCTCAACGATAGATAACCTCACCGGGGTCAGCTTCACGCTCACCCAGGGTCAGACCCTCGGCGTGGTCGGCCGCACGGGCAGCGGTAAATCTACACTGCTTAAGCAGCTCCTGCACGAATATCCGACCGGACGGGGCGAAATCCTCATCTCGGATGTTCCGATTGACAAGATTGCACTTGACCAGCTCCATAGCTGGATGGGTTATGTGCCGCAGGAACAGATCCTGTTCTCCAAATCGGTGCGCGAGAATATCCAGTTCGGCCACCATGGCGCCAGCGATGAGCGGATTATGAGTGCAATTACGGCAGCGGCATTCCAGAACGATCTCGGCACCTTGTCCGACGGTCTGGATACCCTGGTGGGTGAACGCGGCGTATCCCTTTCCGGGGGCCAGAAGCAGCGTGTCTCCATCTCAAGAGCTTTCATTGCCAATCCCGATATTCTGATTCTGGATGATGCGCTTTCCGCTGTTGACGCACGGACCGAAGCCAGGATTATTGAGAATATCCGTGATGAACGGGCAGGCAAAACAACATTAATCTCCACCCACCGCCTTTCCGCTATCGAGCATGCCGACCTGATTGTCGTGCTGGATAACGGGAAGATCATCGAACGCGGCACCCATCAGGAGCTGCTGGATATGAACGGCTGGTACCGTGAGCAATTCGACCGCCAGCAGGTGGAGAACAACCTGACCAATGACTAA
- a CDS encoding ABC transporter ATP-binding protein, which translates to MTQSTGKRLLQYALTAKKTFIAALLLLSIGVAAELAGPFIAKSMIDNHMLAIEKPYFQTSSSEEAAEYKNAYYKRGDRFAPDEAKGQEIRLLQAGKSFYFINMPVAQPEGERTFREGKLHIQRGDTEAVYPAVKLSADELFSFYKPELPGIYELVGLYALFLVISIFAEFGKTYWLQSSANQVIRKLRTDVYAHIQRLPVYFFDNLPAGKVVSRVTNDTEAVKDLFIAVLSNFSTGIINIIGVYVALFLLDIRLGLVSLFIVPIVILWIVLYRKIATKYNTIIRSRLSEINAIINESIQGMSIIRIFRRQKQSTEEFEKLNDDYLKYQNKMLNLNAFTSHNLVNSLRSLSFVLVLWYFGFGSLDGSTFVSLGVLYAFVDVLGRMFQPITGMVNQLANLDSSMVSAGRVFTLMDEPGEPVTDGTMPRYKGNVVFKDVSFAYKKDFVLKNISFEARPGETVALVGHTGSGKSSIINLLFRFYDPQRGTITIDGQEVKSIPKQWLRSHMGIVLQDPYLFTGTIASNVSLGDERISRERVERALQEVGADKLLAHLPHGFDEPVVEKGSTLSAGQRQLISFARALSFDPAILILDEATSNIDTETESLIQDALEVLKKGRTTFIIAHRLSTIRSADQILVLHHGEIVERGSHDELMALGGRYFRMYQLQLGAGAGGGTELPAPAAVQVSGAPLRPSVKQV; encoded by the coding sequence TTGACACAGAGTACAGGCAAACGCCTGCTGCAGTATGCTTTAACTGCCAAAAAGACCTTTATCGCAGCCCTTTTGCTGCTTTCCATCGGAGTGGCGGCAGAGCTGGCAGGCCCTTTTATCGCCAAGAGCATGATCGACAATCACATGCTGGCCATCGAAAAACCTTACTTCCAGACCTCCTCCTCCGAGGAAGCGGCTGAGTATAAGAACGCCTATTACAAACGCGGTGACCGCTTCGCACCGGATGAAGCCAAAGGCCAGGAAATCCGCCTGCTGCAGGCAGGAAAAAGCTTTTATTTCATCAATATGCCTGTTGCCCAGCCCGAGGGGGAGCGGACCTTCCGCGAGGGAAAGCTGCATATCCAGCGCGGGGATACCGAAGCCGTCTACCCGGCGGTGAAGCTGTCGGCGGATGAGCTGTTTTCCTTCTACAAACCGGAGCTTCCCGGAATCTACGAGCTTGTAGGCTTGTACGCTTTATTCCTGGTCATCTCGATCTTTGCCGAGTTCGGCAAAACCTACTGGCTGCAATCCTCGGCCAATCAGGTCATCCGCAAGCTGCGGACCGATGTGTACGCGCATATCCAGCGGCTGCCGGTATACTTTTTTGACAATTTGCCTGCGGGCAAGGTGGTGTCCCGGGTGACGAATGATACGGAAGCGGTAAAAGATCTGTTCATCGCCGTATTGTCCAATTTCAGCACCGGGATTATCAATATTATCGGCGTATATGTCGCTTTGTTCCTGCTGGATATCCGGCTCGGCCTGGTCAGTCTGTTCATCGTGCCGATTGTGATTCTCTGGATCGTGCTCTACCGCAAAATCGCCACCAAATACAACACGATTATCCGCTCGCGTCTCAGTGAGATCAATGCGATTATCAATGAATCGATTCAGGGGATGTCGATCATCCGTATTTTCCGCCGCCAGAAGCAGAGTACGGAGGAGTTCGAGAAGCTCAACGATGACTATTTGAAATATCAGAACAAAATGCTGAATTTGAACGCCTTCACGTCCCACAATCTGGTGAACTCGCTGCGCAGCCTTTCTTTTGTGCTGGTGCTGTGGTATTTCGGTTTTGGGAGTCTGGACGGCTCCACCTTTGTGTCATTGGGTGTGCTGTATGCGTTCGTTGATGTGCTGGGACGGATGTTCCAGCCGATTACCGGGATGGTCAACCAGCTCGCCAATCTCGACAGTTCCATGGTTTCAGCCGGACGGGTGTTTACGCTGATGGACGAACCGGGGGAACCGGTGACAGACGGAACCATGCCGCGCTACAAGGGGAATGTAGTGTTCAAGGATGTCTCTTTTGCTTATAAAAAAGACTTCGTCCTGAAGAACATCTCCTTCGAAGCGCGCCCGGGCGAAACCGTTGCCCTCGTCGGCCATACCGGGTCCGGCAAAAGCTCGATCATCAATCTGCTGTTCCGCTTCTACGATCCGCAGCGCGGAACCATCACGATTGACGGCCAGGAGGTCAAGAGCATACCGAAGCAGTGGCTGCGCAGCCACATGGGCATCGTCCTGCAGGACCCTTACCTCTTCACGGGCACCATCGCCTCCAATGTAAGCCTTGGAGACGAGCGGATCTCCCGTGAACGTGTGGAGCGGGCGCTGCAGGAGGTTGGCGCCGATAAGCTGCTGGCCCATCTCCCCCATGGCTTTGATGAGCCCGTGGTGGAAAAGGGCAGCACGCTGTCGGCCGGACAGCGCCAATTGATTTCCTTTGCCAGAGCGTTGTCCTTTGATCCGGCGATTCTGATCTTGGATGAAGCCACCTCCAATATCGACACCGAAACGGAGAGCCTGATTCAGGATGCGCTGGAGGTGCTCAAGAAGGGCCGCACCACCTTCATCATCGCCCACCGCCTTTCCACCATCCGCAGTGCCGACCAGATCCTGGTGCTGCACCACGGGGAGATTGTGGAACGCGGCAGCCATGATGAACTGATGGCCCTCGGCGGAAGATACTTCCGCATGTATCAGCTGCAGCTTGGCGCTGGAGCAGGCGGCGGAACCGAGCTTCCGGCTCCTGCGGCGGTTCAGGTATCCGGTGCTCCCCTGCGGCCATCGGTCAAGCAAGTATAA
- a CDS encoding winged helix-turn-helix domain-containing protein → MTTYRLSKQQARLFLLQHQRLISGGLPPGKEAIYDFVRHVGCIQYDPLSIAGHNHELVLQARIPGFVPELASELLYKDRLLIDGWDKNMSIYCTEDWPYFQRRRAMAAERYQGKEALGAMVSHVREELTRRGPLSSLDLESTDKIDWAWAPARLSRAAMESMYYWGELSVHHRVHTRRYYDFSAKLLPGHLLDAEDPNVTPEQHFDWYVLRRIGSIGLQWNKSGDGWLGIAGLKSKERTAAIERLLLSGSLREVRVEGVKLPLYMRTADAPGLEEILLRGDTADAAGADPGADFAAALAPLDNLLWDRELIWQLFGFTYRWEVYKPVAEREYGYYVLPLLYGDRFIARFEPVMDKKNGVLNILRWWWEPGTDVSAEMIPALTAALGSLAKCTRASSVKFAPGVAESNGLRELEARLQP, encoded by the coding sequence GTGACCACTTATCGTCTCAGCAAACAGCAAGCCCGGCTTTTCCTGCTTCAGCATCAGCGGCTCATATCCGGAGGCCTGCCCCCCGGCAAAGAGGCCATTTACGACTTCGTCCGCCATGTAGGCTGTATACAATATGATCCGCTCAGCATTGCCGGGCATAATCATGAACTTGTGCTGCAGGCGCGGATTCCCGGCTTCGTCCCGGAGCTGGCCTCGGAGCTGCTCTACAAGGACAGGCTGCTGATCGACGGCTGGGACAAAAATATGTCGATCTACTGCACGGAGGACTGGCCGTACTTTCAGCGGCGCAGAGCGATGGCGGCAGAACGCTATCAAGGGAAAGAGGCACTCGGTGCCATGGTGTCGCATGTCCGGGAAGAATTGACCCGGCGCGGTCCGCTCTCCTCGCTGGATCTGGAGAGCACTGACAAGATAGATTGGGCCTGGGCCCCGGCACGCCTATCCCGCGCTGCCATGGAGAGTATGTATTATTGGGGCGAGCTTTCTGTACATCATCGGGTCCATACACGCCGCTACTATGATTTCAGTGCGAAGCTGCTGCCTGGGCATCTGCTTGACGCTGAGGACCCTAACGTGACACCTGAACAGCACTTTGACTGGTATGTGCTGCGGAGAATCGGCAGCATCGGCCTGCAGTGGAACAAATCCGGAGACGGATGGCTTGGCATCGCAGGTCTGAAGAGCAAGGAGCGGACAGCCGCGATTGAGCGTCTGCTGCTAAGCGGCTCCCTCCGGGAGGTTCGCGTTGAAGGGGTGAAGCTTCCCCTATATATGCGTACAGCGGATGCGCCCGGACTGGAAGAGATTCTGCTGCGCGGAGATACCGCTGATGCAGCCGGGGCTGACCCAGGTGCTGATTTCGCCGCCGCGCTGGCCCCGCTTGACAACCTGCTCTGGGACAGAGAGCTGATCTGGCAATTATTCGGATTCACCTACCGCTGGGAGGTGTACAAGCCGGTTGCTGAACGGGAGTACGGCTATTATGTGCTGCCGCTGCTCTATGGAGACCGTTTCATCGCACGGTTTGAACCGGTAATGGATAAGAAGAACGGGGTACTGAATATTCTGCGCTGGTGGTGGGAGCCAGGCACAGACGTAAGCGCGGAGATGATCCCCGCGCTTACAGCAGCTCTTGGTTCACTCGCGAAGTGTACGCGGGCATCGTCGGTTAAGTTCGCTCCCGGAGTGGCAGAGAGCAACGGGCTTCGGGAGCTGGAAGCCCGCCTTCAACCTTAG
- a CDS encoding alpha/beta fold hydrolase, which produces MKQITGSSTPGHSLRASRLDRGHSERKQENITFTVGGKIMRLSIRTWVKRVTIIGSILAIALVSTGGIYEQAARSRAIKDFPAPGRLVDIGGRQIHLNCQGRGTPLVLLEAGADTSGSALWQPVQEQVARFTRVCSYDRAGIMWSDPAKGQRNSHAIAEDLHKVLRAANEQPPYILVGASMGGPYVMTFTKYYRKEVAGMVLVDASHPDQTARLAQATGEPASNPIPIAFRALAAVAWTGLPRLVLPAAEVPELPSQTAKAITAYQPTSLAAAFAEAAVFEDSLREAGTFRTLGHLPLAVLSRGKPWSAFSEAERAAGGLTREQFNRAEAAWASMQAEEAGWSSNSTHQVLTDSSHVMQLERPDAVIAAIKDVVGKATHTDAIP; this is translated from the coding sequence ATGAAACAGATAACCGGTTCCTCCACCCCCGGCCATAGTCTACGTGCATCGCGGCTGGACCGGGGTCATTCGGAGAGAAAGCAGGAAAACATTACTTTTACAGTGGGAGGAAAGATTATGCGTTTATCTATTAGAACCTGGGTAAAGCGTGTGACCATCATCGGCTCTATCCTTGCAATCGCGCTGGTTTCGACCGGGGGCATTTATGAACAGGCAGCCCGCAGCCGGGCTATTAAGGATTTCCCGGCGCCCGGAAGGCTTGTGGACATAGGCGGCCGCCAGATCCATCTGAATTGTCAGGGCCGCGGCACACCGCTTGTCTTGCTTGAGGCGGGTGCAGATACAAGCGGATCTGCGCTATGGCAACCCGTCCAGGAACAGGTCGCCCGGTTCACGCGGGTTTGCTCCTATGACCGGGCCGGCATTATGTGGAGCGATCCGGCCAAGGGTCAGCGGAACAGTCACGCGATTGCCGAAGATCTTCACAAAGTGCTGCGTGCTGCAAATGAACAACCGCCATATATTTTAGTCGGTGCGTCCATGGGTGGCCCGTACGTCATGACGTTCACCAAATACTACAGAAAAGAGGTCGCCGGGATGGTTCTGGTCGACGCCTCACACCCTGATCAGACCGCGCGTCTTGCTCAGGCCACCGGCGAGCCGGCGAGCAATCCGATTCCAATCGCGTTCCGCGCTCTCGCCGCAGTGGCGTGGACCGGTTTGCCGAGGCTAGTGCTGCCTGCTGCCGAGGTTCCGGAGTTGCCGTCCCAGACGGCGAAAGCCATCACGGCTTATCAGCCGACATCCCTTGCAGCCGCCTTCGCGGAGGCAGCCGTATTCGAAGACTCGCTACGTGAGGCCGGCACATTCCGCACCCTTGGCCATCTGCCCCTGGCCGTGCTCTCCAGGGGAAAACCTTGGAGCGCTTTCAGCGAAGCCGAACGGGCCGCAGGTGGACTCACGCGCGAACAGTTCAATCGTGCGGAAGCAGCTTGGGCCAGCATGCAAGCCGAAGAAGCCGGTTGGTCCTCCAATAGTACCCACCAGGTCCTCACCGACTCCAGCCACGTTATGCAGTTGGAGCGCCCGGACGCGGTCATCGCTGCGATCAAGGATGTCGTTGGAAAGGCGACACACACTGATGCAATTCCCTAG
- a CDS encoding sensor histidine kinase: MENSLLSNGKQIIQTYRSSAGTELIPFMNNVSSISIYAVQLFDASGNPLLEDRSEPVVPGSERIRHVLSGGVTRNIEHEGRYPMVGLPFPVDGQSYALFVMLKGNELWLQSSKEVNTELLTVFLIGSFLVLAAARSIVKPLLRLRDAAGQMAQGHFDMQLRTNRKDEIGQLNTSFNEMAQELAKLDRMRREFVANVSHEIQSPLTSISGFAKALKQKRMSEESRMHYLTIIEEESERLSRISQNLLRLSSLQHDRHPAQPAAFRLDEQLRKVVIALEPQWSGKEIAVELDLEPVTVHADEDQLSQVWTNLLGNSIKFTPVHGRICIRVYAGGRSAVVRITDNGIGIPEDQRTDIFKPFHKVDKARDRAVSGNGLGLSIVKLIVELHEGEIRADEEPGGGSVFTVKLPLRKG, translated from the coding sequence TTGGAGAACAGCTTGCTGTCGAACGGCAAGCAGATCATTCAGACCTACCGTTCGTCCGCTGGAACGGAATTGATTCCTTTCATGAACAACGTTTCCAGCATATCCATTTATGCGGTTCAACTGTTCGACGCCTCCGGCAATCCGCTGCTGGAAGACAGATCGGAGCCTGTCGTTCCCGGCTCGGAACGGATTCGTCACGTGTTGTCCGGCGGGGTGACGAGAAACATCGAGCATGAAGGCCGGTATCCGATGGTCGGACTTCCATTTCCGGTTGATGGTCAGTCGTATGCCTTATTCGTCATGCTGAAGGGCAATGAATTGTGGCTGCAGTCGAGCAAAGAAGTCAACACGGAGCTGTTAACCGTGTTCCTGATCGGAAGCTTCCTCGTACTGGCTGCCGCCCGGTCAATTGTGAAGCCGCTTCTTCGGCTGAGAGATGCGGCCGGGCAAATGGCTCAAGGGCATTTTGACATGCAGCTCCGGACGAACCGCAAGGATGAGATCGGACAGCTAAACACGAGCTTTAACGAGATGGCGCAGGAGCTTGCCAAGCTGGACCGGATGAGGCGGGAATTCGTGGCGAACGTATCGCATGAGATCCAGTCACCGCTGACGTCCATCTCCGGCTTCGCCAAGGCTTTGAAGCAGAAACGGATGAGCGAAGAAAGCCGGATGCATTACCTGACGATTATTGAGGAAGAAAGCGAGAGGTTGTCCAGGATTAGCCAAAACCTGCTGCGGCTTTCTTCCTTGCAGCACGATCGCCATCCCGCCCAACCGGCGGCTTTCCGGCTGGACGAACAGCTCCGCAAGGTCGTTATCGCGCTAGAGCCGCAATGGTCCGGTAAAGAGATCGCCGTCGAATTGGACCTGGAGCCGGTAACCGTCCATGCAGACGAGGATCAACTCAGCCAGGTATGGACGAATCTGCTGGGCAACAGCATTAAATTCACTCCGGTCCATGGAAGGATCTGCATTCGCGTCTATGCCGGCGGCCGGTCGGCGGTCGTCCGCATAACGGACAACGGCATCGGAATACCGGAGGATCAGCGGACGGATATTTTCAAGCCGTTTCACAAAGTGGACAAAGCCCGCGACCGCGCCGTCAGCGGAAACGGACTGGGTTTGTCCATCGTCAAGCTTATCGTGGAGCTGCACGAAGGGGAGATCCGGGCGGATGAAGAGCCCGGCGGGGGTTCGGTTTTCACGGTGAAGCTGCCGCTCAGGAAGGGCTAA
- a CDS encoding response regulator transcription factor, with protein sequence MPKVLVVDDDANIRELVRLYLEDEGIEVVQKGNGAEALEYAENYPPDLVVLDIMMPGMDGWALCARLRELGDMPVLMITAKGEPADRIKGFKLGTDDYLVKPFDPMELALRVKALLKRYRIAYSQTIRLGDLRLDRKSYQVVNKDGLELTLPMKEFELLYKLGSYPGQLFTRNHLIAEIWGIDYEGDERTVDVHIKRLRERFAGHESDFRIVTLRGLGYRLEVYRD encoded by the coding sequence ATGCCCAAAGTACTGGTTGTAGACGATGATGCAAATATCCGTGAACTGGTGCGGCTCTACCTCGAAGACGAAGGAATTGAAGTCGTGCAAAAGGGAAACGGTGCCGAAGCGCTGGAATACGCTGAGAACTATCCGCCGGATCTGGTTGTCCTGGATATCATGATGCCGGGAATGGACGGTTGGGCCTTGTGTGCCAGGCTCCGCGAGCTTGGAGACATGCCGGTGCTCATGATTACCGCGAAAGGCGAGCCGGCGGACCGCATCAAAGGCTTCAAGCTAGGTACCGATGATTATCTCGTCAAGCCGTTCGACCCGATGGAGCTTGCGCTTCGGGTCAAGGCGCTGTTGAAACGCTACCGGATCGCCTATTCCCAAACGATACGCCTTGGCGATCTGCGGTTGGACCGCAAAAGCTACCAGGTGGTGAACAAGGACGGTCTGGAGCTCACCCTGCCCATGAAAGAATTTGAACTGCTCTACAAGCTCGGGAGTTATCCGGGGCAGTTGTTCACCCGGAATCATCTGATCGCGGAGATTTGGGGCATCGATTACGAAGGAGATGAGCGGACCGTGGATGTACACATTAAGCGGCTTCGGGAGCGCTTCGCCGGACACGAGTCGGATTTCCGCATTGTAACGCTGCGCGGTCTCGGCTACCGTCTGGAGGTGTACCGGGATTAA